The genomic window GACATTGATCACGCCGCGCTCGACCCGCCCCGTGACCACCGTGCCCCTACCCGAGATCGAGAACACGTCCTCGATCGGCATCAGGAACGGCTGGTCGATCGGACGGTCCGGCGTCGGAATGTAGTCGTCGACCGCCTTCATCAGCTCGCGGATCGAGGTCTCGCCGATCGCCTCGTCGCGGCCCTCCAGAGCGGCCAGCGCCGAGCCCTTCACGATCGGGATGTCGTCGCCCGGATAGTCGTAGGACGACAGAAGCTCGCGCACCTCCATCTCGACGAGCTCCAGAAGCTCCTCGTCGTCGACCTGGTCGACCTTGTTCATGTAGACCACCAGGGCCGGCACGCCGACCTGGCGCGCCAGAAGGATGTGCTCGCGGGTCTGCGGCATCGGCCCGTCGGCCGCGTTCACCACGAGGATCGCGCCGTCCATCTGCGCCGCCCCGGTGATCATGTTCTTGACGTAGTCGGCATGGCCCGGGCAGTCGACATGCGCGTAGTGCCGCGCATCCGTCTCGTATTCCACATGCGCCGTCGAGATCGTGATCCCCCGCGCCTTCTCCTCAGGCGCCGCGTCGATCTGGTCATAGGCCTTGAAGTCACCGTAATACTTCGTGATCGCAGCCGTCAGCGTCGTCTTGCCGTGGTCAACGTGGCCGATCGTGCCAACGTTCACATGCGGTTTCGTCCGTTCAAACTTTGCCTTTGCCAT from Defluviimonas aquaemixtae includes these protein-coding regions:
- the tuf gene encoding elongation factor Tu, producing MAKAKFERTKPHVNVGTIGHVDHGKTTLTAAITKYYGDFKAYDQIDAAPEEKARGITISTAHVEYETDARHYAHVDCPGHADYVKNMITGAAQMDGAILVVNAADGPMPQTREHILLARQVGVPALVVYMNKVDQVDDEELLELVEMEVRELLSSYDYPGDDIPIVKGSALAALEGRDEAIGETSIRELMKAVDDYIPTPDRPIDQPFLMPIEDVFSISGRGTVVTGRVERGVINVGDEIEIVGIRDTKKTVCTGVEMFRKLLDRGEAGDNIGALLRGVERDGVERGQVLCKPGSVTPHTKFEAEAYILTKEEGGRHTPFFANYRPQFYFRTTDVTGTVTLPEGTEMVMPGDNLKFEVELIAPIAM